From Salvia splendens isolate huo1 chromosome 16, SspV2, whole genome shotgun sequence, a single genomic window includes:
- the LOC121771120 gene encoding E2F transcription factor-like E2FE: MASRDSRTKDALYCRKEKSLGLLCTNFLRLYDREGVDSIGLDASALQLGVERRRIYDIVNILEGIGVLQKKEKNQYTWKGYAAVSGALEVLKEQGQKEEFHTYITNVSNDKEHSLPSDSKAECPDKCSQSEHKREKSLGLLTQNFVKLFLCSEAEIISLDGAALALLGDSLDRTAMRTKIRRLYDIANVFSSMGLIEKVRDPGSGKPAFRWTSVGRSGNGSSIASEDKNRKRRAFGADITNTSVKRCNKNNALTTEQHQQCSSKEFVFGPFSPNVTTVWSHETRKDGQIQNSDSPLCAYRPQYSNKAVGDLFHHYTEAWSSWRGEAEEKQQIEHASE; the protein is encoded by the exons ATGGCGTCTCGCGATTCTCGCACAAAAGATGCACTTTACTGCCGCAAGGAGAAGTCTCTCGGTCTTTTATGCACCAA TTTCCTGAGGTTGTACGATCGCGAAGGCGTGGACTCAATCGGATTGGATGCTTCCGCTCTTCAGTTAG GTGTTGAGCGGCGAAGAATATATGACATTGTCAATATTTTAGAAGGCATTGGG GTTTTACAGAAGAAAGAGAAGAATCAATACACTTGGAAAGGTTATGCTGCCGTTTCTGGGGCTTTAGAGGTGCTCAAG GAACAGGGACAGAAAGAGGAGTTCCATACCTATATCACCAAT GTCTCGAACGATAAAGAACATAGTCTGCCCTCTGATTCGAAGGCCGAGTGTCCAGACAAATGCTCTCAATCGG AGCACAAGAGGGAAAAATCATTGGGGCTTCTTACACAGAATTTTGTCAAGCTTTTCCTTTGTTCTGAG GCGGAGATTATATCATTAGATGGTGCTGCATTAGCTTTGCTGGGGGATAGCCTTGACCGAACAGCTATGAGAA CAAAGATTAGGCGCTTGTATGATATTGCTAATGTGTTTTCATCAATGGGACTCATTGAAAAG GTTCGCGATCCTGGGAGTGGAAAACCAGCATTTAGGTGGACAAGTGTGGGAAGAAGTGGAAATGGGTCTTCCATTGCATCAGAAGATAAGAATCGCAAGAGAAGGGCGTTCGGAGCTGATATCACCAACACATCAGTGAAAAGGTGCAACAAAAATAATGCCTTGACTACTGAGCAGCATCAGCAATGCAGCTCAAAGGAATTCGTATTTGGTCCCTTTTCCCCAAATGTTACTACGGTATGGAGCCATGAAACCAGAAAAGATGGGCAGATTCAAAACTCTGACAGTCCCCTTTGTGCTTATCGGCCTCAGTATAGCAACAAAG CTGTTGGAGATCTTTTTCACCACTATACTGAAGCATGGAGTAGCTGGCGTGGTGAAGCTGAAGAGAAGCAGCAGATAGAGCACGCATCTGAATGA
- the LOC121771883 gene encoding probable galacturonosyltransferase-like 10, with translation MLLINILLLPLHLPLLSLHSHLHTMIKSLILLTTLVLLVSSPSAIRIHPPSISDYNQSPEYTNGDQCQSLQTPSCHPSLLHIATTLDFKYLRGSIASVHSILRHAACPENIRLHFITADSTSAAADLAAIVKSAFPRLSFKVYPFEKESEVKQLISSAIRPALEDPLNYARIYLSEILDPCVKRVVYLDSDTIVVDEIEKLWSTPLTRSRVIGAPVYCRANLTSYFNAEFWSDRELSSALEGKGACYFNTGVMVVDLERWRSGGDYTRRIEWWMKTQKERRIYELGSLPPLMLVFGGEVEGVDHRWNQHGLGGDNVVDSCRRLHGGAVSLMHWSGKGKPWVRLDRGRPCPIDYIWAPFDLYRFAKYF, from the coding sequence ATGCTTCTTATAAatattctccttctccctctgcATTTACCTCTCCTCAGTCTTCACTCACATCTTCACACAATGATAAAATCGCTAATCCTACTAACGACACTGGTTCTCCTCGTATCTTCGCCTTCAGCAATCCGAATCCATCCTCCTTCCATTTCCGACTACAACCAGTCGCCGGAATACACAAACGGAGACCAATGCCAAAGCCTACAAACCCCAAGCTGCCATCCTTCACTCCTTCACATCGCCACCACTCTCGATTTCAAGTACTTGCGAGGCTCAATCGCATCCGTCCATTCAATCCTCCGCCACGCCGCCTGTCCGGAAAACATCCGCCTCCACTTCATCACTGCCGATTCCACCTCCGCCGCGGCCGATCTAGCCGCGATCGTCAAATCCGCGTTCCCGCGCTTATCCTTCAAGGTCTACCCCTTCGAAAAGGAATCCGAGGTCAAGCAGCTGATCTCCTCCGCCATCCGCCCCGCCCTAGAGGATCCGCTCAACTACGCGCGGATCTACCTCTCAGAAATCCTCGATCCGTGCGTCAAACGCGTCGTCTATTTAGACTCCGACACGATCGTCGTCGACGAGATCGAGAAGCTGTGGTCGACGCCACTGACGAGATCGAGAGTGATCGGAGCTCCGGTGTACTGCCGCGCGAACTTGACGAGCTACTTCAACGCCGAGTTCTGGTCGGATCGGGAGCTGTCGAGCGCGCTGGAGGGGAAGGGGGCGTGCTACTTCAATACGGGGGTGATGGTGGTGGATCTGGAGAGGTGGAGGAGCGGCGGCGATTATACGCGGAGGATTGAGTGGTGGATGAAGACGCAGAAGGAGAGGAGGATTTATGAGCTAGGTTCGCTGCCGCCGTTGATGCTGGTGTTTGGGGGGGAGGTGGAGGGGGTGGATCATAGGTGGAATCAGCACGGTCTAGGTGGGGATAATGTGGTGGATAGTTGCCGGCGTTTGCACGGCGGCGCGGTCAGTTTGATGCATTGGAGCGGGAAGGGGAAGCCGTGGGTCAGGCTGGATCGGGGCAGACCCTGCCCGATTGATTATATCTGGGCGCCATTTGACCTATATAGGTTTGCAaagtatttttga
- the LOC121772492 gene encoding protein transport protein SEC13 homolog B-like, which translates to MPPQKIETGHNDVVHDVSMDYYGKRVATASSDGTIKIIGVSNNSSQHLATLTGHQGPVWQVIWAHPKFGSTLASCSYDGKVIIWKEGNPNEWSQSHIFTDHKSSVNSIAWAPHELGLCLAGGSSDGNISVYTSRADGGWDTTKIDQAHPVGVTSVTWAPSMAPGALVGSGILEPVQKLASGGCDNTVKIWKLNNGIWKMDCFPALQNHSDWVRDVSWAPNLGLPKSTVASASQDGTVVIWTVAKEGDQWEGKVLKDFKTPVWRVSWSLTGNLLAVASGDNNVTLWKEAVDGEWQEVSTIDQ; encoded by the coding sequence ATGCCTCCGCAGAAAATTGAAACCGGCCACAATGATGTTGTTCATGATGTGTCGATGGATTATTATGGGAAACGTGTGGCAACTGCTTCATCCGACGGCACTATAAAAATAATTGGTGTGAGCAACAACTCTTCCCAGCATCTGGCTACTTTGACTGGTCATCAAGGGCCAGTGTGGCAGGTAATATGGGCACACCCTAAGTTTGGCTCGACACTGGCTTCTTGTTCTTATGATGGTAAAGTCATCATCTGGAAGGAAGGTAATCCGAACGAGTGGTCCCAATCTCATATTTTCACTGACCACAAATCATCAGTTAATTCCATTGCTTGGGCACCCCATGAGTTGGGATTGTGTTTGGCCGGTGGCTCTTCGGACGGGAACATTTCAGTCTACACATCTCGAGCTGACGGTGGCTGGGATACTACAAAAATAGACCAAGCTCATCCTGTTGGAGTGACCTCAGTTACATGGGCACCTTCAATGGCTCCAGGTGCGCTTGTTGGATCTGGAATATTGGAACCAGTTCAGAAGCTTGCATCCGGTGGCTGCGATAACACAGTGAAGATCTGGAAGCTCAACAATGGTATATGGAAAATGGACTGCTTCCCTGCCCTCCAGAATCACTCAGATTGGGTGAGAGATGTTTCTTGGGCACCAAACTTGGGACTTCCAAAATCAACTGTCGCGAGTGCTTCTCAAGATGGTACTGTCGTGATATGGACCGTGGCCAAGGAAGGTGATCAGTGGGAAGGTAAAGTCTTGAAGGACTTCAAGACTCCCGTCTGGAGGGTGTCGTGGTCTCTGACTGGAAATCTCCTGGCTGTGGCATCCGGCGACAACAATGTCACGCTGTGGAAGGAAGCCGTGGATGGGGAGTGGCAGGAGGTTTCCACCATTGATCAATAG
- the LOC121771884 gene encoding uncharacterized protein LOC121771884: protein MAASAAARAVLLSRASDLSLKPTLSAQPPLAHRHFIRPLLRAAQRKRAAISCLISGVDGGGVSDEFVSTRKSGFGHEFSVIANMLSKIEPFDNSVISKGVSDSAKDSMKQTISTMLGLLPSDQFSVTVRVSKHPLNRLLVSSIVTGYTLWNAEYRILLMRNFDMSPNSSKGSEYAESDGASEVRWDRSDGSGVGAGVEGCAEELENMNLQIFGDLPPEALNYIQQLELELSTAKKELQSRKQENLEIEHITKSDNNLLEYLRSLDSDMVTELSRPSSPEVEEIIQQLAQNALRKFFKDDATPDYEGDSMQNYEDRDNELCDTIGTSRDYLAKLLFWCMLLGHHLRGLENRLHLNCVVGLL, encoded by the exons ATGGCGGCCTCAGCAGCGGCGAGGGCTGTCCTATTATCACGCGCCTCCGATTTATCCCTTAAACCCACCCTGTCGGCTCAGCCGCCGCTCGCGCACCGCCACTTCATTCGCCCCTTGCTCCGAGCGGCCCAGAGGAAGCGCGCCGCGATCAGCTGCCTTATTTCCGGCGTCGACGGAGGTGGAGTCTCCGACGAGTTCGTCTCCACCAGGAAATCCGGTTTTGGGCACGAATTCTCCGTCATAGCGAATATGCTTAGTAAAATCGAGCCGTTCGACAATTCGGTTATCTCCAAGGGGGTTTCGGATTCGGCTAAGGATTCGATGAAGCAGACGATATCCACGATGCTCGGACTTCTGCCTTCGGATCAGTTCTCCGTCACGGTTAGGGTTTCGAAGCACCCGCTCAATCGCCTCTTAGTTTCTTCCATCGTCACTGG GTATACTCTGTGGAATGCAGAGTATAGGATATTGTTGATGAGGAATTTTGATATGTCGCCGAATAGTTCGAAGGGGTCTGAATATGCGGAGAGTGATGGGGCGTCGGAGGTGAGGTGGGATAGGAGCGATGGTAGCGGTGTTGGTGCCGGAGTTGAAGGTTGTGCAGAAGAATTGGAGAATATGAATCTTCAGATTTTTGGGGATTTGCCTCCAGAAGCGTTGAACTATATTCAGCAATTGGAACTGGAGTTGTCCACAGCAAAGAAG GAGCTTCAATCTCGGAAACAGGAAAACTTGGAGATAGAGCATATAACAAAGAGTGATAACAATTTGTTGGAGTACTTGAGGTCCCTGGACTCGGATATG GTAACGGAGCTATCTAGACCATCATCGCCAGAGGTGGAGGAAATCATCCAGCAACTTGCTCAAAATGCTCTGCGGAAATTTTTCAAAGACGATGCCACCCCGGATTATGAGGGGGACAGCATGCAGAACTATGAAGATAGGGATAATGAACTTTGTGATACCATTGGCACATCACGGGATTATTTGGCGAAGTTGCTTTTCTG GTGCATGTTACTGGGCCACCATCTAAGAGGATTGGAGAACAGATTGCATCTAAATTGTGTTGTTGGTTTGTTATGA
- the LOC121771121 gene encoding uncharacterized protein LOC121771121 — translation MASSAALKRWLRPEVYPLFAAVGVAVGICGMQLVRNICTNPEVRVNKENRAAGILDNHVEGEKYSQHALRKYVRNKSPEIMPSINGFFSDPKY, via the exons ATGGCTTCATCTGCAGCTCTCAAGAGATGGCTCAGGCCAGAG GTGTATCCGTTGTTCGCCGCCGTCGGAGTGGCGGTGGGGATCTGCGGAATGCAATTGGTTCGTAACATATGCACCAATCCTGAAGTCAG GGTGAATAAGGAAAACAGAGCTGCTGGTATTTTGGATAACCATGTGGAAGGGGAGAAGTACTCTCAACATGCTCTTAGGAAGTACGTCCGTAACAAGTCCCCCGAGATCATGCCATCCATCAACGGTTTCTTCTCTGACCCCAAATATTGA
- the LOC121771656 gene encoding alpha-mannosidase 2-like, with protein MAFSTRRGAGGWAQSLLPSAATKSPSKQPRKSRRRTTAAFRDFIFANFFTVGLGVTVFFFLFVLFRFAAVPGPIQFRSATSRGRAARPRKPVVHKSPNRTILAADVDITTKDLYDKIQFLDEDGGPWKQGWRVSYKGHEWDDEKLKVFVVPHSHNDPGWKLTVEEYYDKQSRHILDTIVETLSKDARRKFIWEEMSYLERWWRDASEAKRESFTNLVQNGQLEIVAGGWVMNDEANSHFFAIIEQMTEGNMWLNETVGVIPKNSWSIDPFGYSSTMAYLLRRMGFENMLIQRTHYELKKELSWHKNLEYVWRQSWDSEESTDIFVHMMPFYSYDIPHTCGPDPAVCCQFDFARIRGFMYERCPWGQHPVETDHENVRERALLLLDQYRKKSTLYRTNTLLIPLGDDFRYISIDEAEAQFRNYQMLFDYINSDPGLNAEAKFGTLDDYFRTMREEADRINYSVTGEIGSGEIGGFPSLSGDFFTYADRSQDYWSGYYVSRPFFKAVDRVLEQTLRGGEMMMSFLLGYCQKAQCEKLPTSFSYKLISARRNLALFQHHDGVTGTAKDHVVEDYGTRMHLALQDLEIFMSKAIEVLLGIRHEKNDQLAANFEPAQMRSRYDVQPVHKAISAREGTVQTVVLFNPLEQTRNEVVMVVVERPDVTVLDSNWTCVKSQISPELRHDNNKIFSGRHRLYWKSSVPAMGLQTYYVANGFVGCEKAKPASLRVFAPSKQLSCPAHYACSNIESDTVEISNQHQTLSFNVSHGLLHKISHTDGRMNFVGEEIGMYSSRESGAYLFKPNGDAEPITQAGGTMVISEGHLVREVYCYPKTAWEKSPISHSTRLYNGESTIQEFVVEKEYHVELLGQELINKEIIARYKTNVNNKRIFYTDLNGFQMSRRETYDKIPLQGNYYPMPSLAFMQDVNGERFSIHTKQSLGVASLKNGWLEIMLDRRLQNDDGRGLGQGVMDNRPMNVLFHILLEPNISSPADPVSNPRPSSPSLLSHVVGAHLNYPIHGFIAKSPEPISVQPPPRSFSPLAASLPCDLHILNFKVPRPQKYTQLPIGEPKFALIVQRRHWDNSYCRTARSQCSTIADEPINMFDMFQGMNVASAKATSVNLLHDDTEDLGYNEQFGNGAQEGHILIPPMEIQAYMLQIKPLQ; from the exons ATGGCATTCTCCACCCGCCGCGGCGCCGGCGGATGGGCGCAGTCTCTCCTCCCCAGCGCCGCCACAAAATCCCCATCCAAGCAGCCGCGGAAGTCGCGGAGGCGCACCACCGCCGCCTTCCGCGATTTCATCTTCGCCAATTTCTTCACAGTCGGACTCGGCGTCAccgtcttcttcttcctcttcgtcCTATTCCGATTCGCCGCCGTCCCCGGGCCGATACAGTTTCGATCGGCGACTTCGCGCGGGCGGGCTGCCCGGCCTCGGAAGCCGGTCGTGCATAAGTCGCCGAATAGGACTATTTTGGCGGCGGATGTGGATATCACTACTAAGGATCTGTATGATAAGATCCAGTTTCTGGATGAGGACGGTGGGCCGTGGAAGCAGGGGTGGCGCGTGAGTTACAAGGGTCATGAGTGGGATGATGAGAAATTGAAGGTGTTTGTGGTACCGCATTCGCATAATGATCCTGGATGGAAGCTCACTGTTGAAGAATATTACGATAAGCAGTCCAGACATATTCTCGACACTATTGTGGAAACACTTTCCAAG GATGCTCGGAGAAAGTTTATATGGGAAGAGATGTCTTATTTAGAGAGGTGGTGGAGGGATGCTTCAGAAGCGAAAAGAGAATCCTTCACCAATTTAGTCCAGAATGGTCAGCTGGAAATTGTTGCAGGTGGATGGGTTATGAATGACGAG GCTAATTCACATTTTTTTGCTATCATTGAACAG ATGACAGAGGGAAACATGTGGTTGAATGAAACTGTTGGGGTTATTCCTAAGAATTCATGGTCAATTGATCCATTTGGCTATTCATCCACTATGGCTTATCTTCTCCGTCGCATGGGATTTGAAAACATGCTTATACAGAGAACACATTATGAGTTGAAGAAGGAGTTGTCATGGCATAAGAATCTTGAGTACGTATGGAGGCAGAGCTGGGATTCTGAGGAATCAACTGATATATTTGTCCACATGATGCCCTTTTATTCTTATGATATTCCTCACACCTGTGGGCCAGATCCTGCTGTTTGTTGCCAATTCGACTTCGCTCGAATCCGGGGATTTATGTATGAGCGTTGTCCTTGGGGACAACATCCTGTGGAGACTGACCATGAAAATGTTAGGGAGAGGGCACTTCTGTTGTTGGATCAATATAGGAAGAAATCCACTCTTTACCGAACAAACACACTCCTTATTCCCCTTGGTGATGATTTTCGCTACATCAGCATTGATGAAGCAGAAGCTCAGTTCAGGAACTACCAAATGCTGTTTGATTATATTAATTCTGATCCTGGTTTGAATGCTGAAGCTAAATTTGGCACTTTGGATGACTATTTCCGTACCATGCGTGAAGAGGCTGACAGAATAAATTATTCAGTTACTGGCGAAATTGGCTCTGGTGAAATTGGTGGTTTCCCCTCTTTATCAGGTGATTTCTTTACATATGCTGACAGAAGTCAAGATTATTGGAGTGGCTATTATGTATCAAGGCCTTTCTTCAAGGCTGTTGACCGAGTGTTGGAGCAGACACTCCGCGGCGGAGAAATGATGATGTCATTTTTGTTAGGTTATTGCCAAAAAGCACAATGTGAGAAGTTGCCCACTAGTTTTTCATACAAGTTGATTTCTGCTAGAAGGAACTTAGCTCTTTTCCAGCATCACGATGGCGTCACTGGTACAGCCAAGGATCATGTGGTTGAAGACTATGGGACACGAATGCATTTGGCTTTGCAAGACCTGGAAATTTTTATGTCTAAGGCTATTGAGGTCCTCCTTGGAATTCGCCATGAAAAAAATGATCAGCTTGCTGCTAATTTTGAACCAGCACAAATGAGGTCTAGATATGATGTTCAGCCTGTGCATAAAGCAATTAGTGCCCGTGAAGGTACAGTCCAGACTGTGGTTCTCTTTAACCCATTGGAGCAAACAAGAAATGAGGTGGTGATGGTGGTTGTTGAGAGACCCGATGTGACTGTTTTGGACTCAAACTGGACATGTGTCAAGAGCCAGATCTCTCCTGAACTGCGCCATGACAATAACAAAATATTTTCAGGGAGACACCGCCTGTACTGGAAATCTTCTGTCCCTGCCATGGGATTGCAGACTTATTATGTTGCTAATGGGTTTGTTGGATGTGAAAAAGCCAAACCAGCTAGTCTGAGAGTTTTCGCTCCATCGAAGCAGCTTTCATGCCCTGCCCATTATGCTTGCTCGAATATTGAGAGTGACACAGTGGAAATTAGCAATCAACATCAGACTCTCTCTTTCAATGTAAGTCATGGACTTTTGCACAAAATAAGTCACACAGATGGTCGCATGAATTTTGTTGGTGAAGAAATAGGTATGTACTCTAGCAGAGAGAGTGGGGCCTACCTCTTCAAACCAAATGGTGATGCTGAACCTATCACTCAAGCCGGTGGAACAATGGTGATCTCAGAGGGCCATTTGGTACGGGAAGTGTACTGTTATCCTAAAACAGCATGGGAGAAATCACCAATTTCCCACAGCACCCGCTTGTATAATGGGGAAAGTACAATACAGGAATTTGTGGTTGAGAAAGAGTATCACGTTGAGCTTCTTGGTCAAGAGTTAATTAATAAGGAAATCATAGCACGGTATAAGACGAATGTTAACAATAAGAGGATCTTTTACACTGATCTAAACGGCTTTCAGATGAGCCGCAGGGAAACTTATGACAAGATACCTCTGCAGGGAAATTACTACCCAATGCCCTCTCTTGCATTTATGCAAGATGTAAATGGAGAGCGCTTCTCTATTCATACTAAACAGTCTTTGGGTGTGGCAAGCTTGAAAAATGGGTGGTTGGAGATCATGCTTGATCGCCGACTTCAGAACGATGATGGCCGTGGCCTGGGTCAAGGGGTGATGGACAACCGTCCTATGAATGTGCTTTTCCACATCCTGTTGGAACCTAACATTTCATCACCTGCAGATCCTGTTTCGAATCCTCGCCCTTCAAGTCCCTCCCTTCTATCTCATGTGGTTGGTGCTCACCTGAACTATCCAATTCATGGGTTCATTGCGAAAAGCCCTGAACCAATATCCGTGCAGCCCCCTCCAAGATCGTTTTCTCCATTGGCGGCTTCTCTCCCATGCGATTTGCATATCTTGAACTTTAAGGTTCCCCGGCCTCAGAAATACACTCAGCTCCCCATAGGAGAGCCCAAATTTGCTCTCATTGTGCAAAGGCGGCATTGGGATAATTCATACTGTCGAACCGCCAGGTCACAGTGCTCAACTATAGCTGACGAACCGATCAATATGTTTGACATGTTCCAGGGGATGAATGTTGCGAGTGCAAAAGCGACTTCTGTTAATCTTCTACACGATGATACTGAAGATCTTGGCTATAATGAGCAGTTTGGAAATGGCGCTCAAGAAGGTCACATTCTTATCCCTCCCATGGAAATACAGGCGTACATGCTGCAGATAAAGCCTTTGCAATAG